In Pseudomonas fakonensis, one DNA window encodes the following:
- the cysD gene encoding sulfate adenylyltransferase subunit CysD, with the protein MVDNLTHLKQLEAESIHIIREVAAEFDNPVMLYSIGKDSAVMLHLARKAFFPGKLPFPVMHVDTQWKFQEMYSFRDKMVEEMGLELITHVNPEGVAQGINPFTHGSSKHTDIMKTQGLKQALDKHGFDAAFGGARRDEEKSRAKERVYSFRDSKHRWDPKNQRPELWNIYNGKVNKGESIRVFPLSNWTELDIWQYIYLEGIPIVPLYFAAEREVIEKNGTLIMIDDERILEHLSDEEKARIVKKKVRFRTLGCYPLTGAVESEAETLTDIIQEMLLTRTSERQGRVIDHDGAGSMEDKKRQGYF; encoded by the coding sequence ATGGTCGACAATCTGACGCACTTGAAACAGCTGGAGGCGGAGAGCATCCACATCATCCGCGAGGTGGCCGCCGAGTTCGACAACCCGGTGATGCTGTACTCGATCGGCAAGGATTCCGCGGTCATGCTGCACCTGGCGCGCAAGGCGTTCTTCCCGGGCAAGCTGCCGTTCCCGGTGATGCACGTCGACACCCAGTGGAAATTCCAGGAGATGTACAGTTTCCGCGACAAGATGGTCGAGGAAATGGGCCTGGAGCTGATCACCCACGTCAACCCTGAGGGTGTGGCGCAGGGCATCAACCCGTTCACCCATGGCAGCTCCAAGCACACCGACATCATGAAGACCCAGGGCCTCAAGCAGGCGCTGGACAAGCATGGTTTCGATGCCGCCTTCGGTGGCGCGCGCCGCGACGAAGAGAAGTCCCGCGCGAAAGAGCGCGTGTACTCGTTCCGTGACAGCAAGCACCGCTGGGACCCGAAGAACCAGCGCCCGGAGCTGTGGAACATCTACAACGGCAAGGTCAACAAGGGCGAGTCGATCCGCGTCTTCCCGCTGTCGAACTGGACCGAGCTGGACATCTGGCAGTACATCTACCTCGAAGGCATCCCGATCGTGCCGCTGTACTTCGCCGCCGAGCGTGAAGTGATCGAGAAGAACGGCACCCTGATCATGATCGACGACGAGCGCATCCTCGAGCATCTGAGCGATGAAGAGAAGGCGCGCATCGTCAAGAAGAAAGTGCGTTTCCGTACCCTGGGCTGCTACCCGTTGACGGGCGCTGTCGAGTCCGAAGCCGAGACCCTGACCGACATCATTCAGGAAATGCTCCTGACCCGGACGTCCGAGCGCCAGGGCCGCGTCATCGACCACGATGGTGCAGGCTCGATGGAAGACAAAAAACGCCAAGGCTACTTCTAA
- a CDS encoding tail fiber domain-containing protein translates to MNSANLRTAIAAIVFAALPGTVLAHNHDIGAPCCPFSDARLKSSIEPLTDSTSQLLKLQGVHFNWKDTGRSDIGLVAQDVQAVYPQLVHEKEGALSVDYQKLVAPLIESVRQLNLRIEALEKTRVH, encoded by the coding sequence ATGAACTCTGCAAACCTGCGTACCGCTATCGCCGCTATTGTCTTCGCCGCATTGCCAGGCACAGTTCTGGCGCACAATCACGACATAGGCGCCCCCTGCTGCCCGTTCAGCGATGCGCGCCTGAAATCGTCCATCGAGCCGCTGACCGACTCGACCAGCCAGTTGCTCAAGCTCCAGGGTGTGCACTTCAATTGGAAAGATACCGGGCGCAGCGACATCGGCCTGGTGGCCCAGGATGTCCAGGCGGTATACCCGCAACTGGTTCACGAGAAAGAGGGGGCGTTGAGCGTCGACTATCAGAAGCTGGTGGCGCCGTTGATTGAGTCTGTACGCCAACTGAACCTGCGCATCGAGGCTTTGGAGAAAACCCGAGTGCATTGA
- a CDS encoding Lrp/AsnC family transcriptional regulator encodes MPSTLDRTDRALLAALQDNARLTIAELADQVALTTSPCWRRVKLLEENGYITGYQATLSPKALGFGITAFVSIMMESHTKDMALAFEQRLMQIPEIVACHNISGRYDFLLEILARDLESFGEFTREVLQRLPGVKEIYSSFSYKAVKERRVIPVSKQHI; translated from the coding sequence ATGCCTTCGACCCTTGACCGCACCGACCGCGCCCTGCTCGCTGCCCTGCAGGACAACGCCCGCCTGACCATCGCCGAGCTTGCCGACCAGGTCGCCCTGACCACCTCCCCCTGCTGGCGGCGGGTCAAGCTGCTGGAAGAAAACGGCTACATCACCGGCTACCAGGCCACCCTCTCGCCCAAGGCACTGGGCTTTGGCATTACCGCGTTCGTCAGCATCATGATGGAGTCGCACACCAAGGACATGGCCCTGGCCTTCGAGCAGCGGCTGATGCAAATCCCCGAGATCGTCGCCTGCCACAACATCTCCGGGCGCTATGACTTCTTGCTGGAGATTCTGGCGCGGGACTTGGAGTCGTTTGGCGAATTCACCCGCGAGGTGCTGCAGCGTTTGCCGGGGGTGAAGGAGATCTATTCGAGTTTTTCTTACAAGGCGGTGAAGGAGCGGCGGGTGATACCCGTATCTAAGCAACATATATGA
- the zapE gene encoding cell division protein ZapE, whose translation MTPLERYQADLKRPDFFHDAAQETAVRHLQRLYDDLVHAQNNKPGMFGKLFGKKEQTPVKGLYFWGGVGRGKTYLVDTFYEALPFKQKMRTHFHRFMKRVHEEMKTLKGEKNPLTIIAKRFSEEAKVICFDEFFVSDITDAMILGTLMEELFKNGVSLVATSNIVPDGLYKDGLQRARFLPAIAMIKQYTDVVNVDSGVDYRLRHLEQAELFHFPLNDAAHQSMRASFKALTPECTQAVENDVLMIENRPINALRTCDDVAWFDFRALCDGPRSQNDYIELGKIFHAVLLSNVEQMGVTTDDIARRFINMVDEFYDRNVKLIISAEVELKDLYTGGRLSFEFQRTLSRLLEMQSHEFLSRAHKP comes from the coding sequence ATGACTCCCTTAGAACGCTATCAAGCAGATCTGAAACGTCCCGACTTCTTCCATGACGCGGCGCAGGAAACTGCGGTGCGTCACCTGCAGCGCCTGTACGACGACCTGGTACACGCGCAGAACAACAAGCCGGGTATGTTCGGCAAGCTGTTCGGCAAGAAGGAGCAGACCCCGGTCAAGGGCCTGTACTTCTGGGGCGGGGTAGGGCGAGGCAAGACCTACCTGGTCGACACCTTCTATGAAGCGCTGCCGTTCAAGCAGAAGATGCGCACGCACTTCCACCGCTTCATGAAGCGTGTGCACGAAGAAATGAAAACCCTCAAGGGCGAGAAGAACCCGCTGACCATCATTGCCAAGCGCTTCAGCGAAGAGGCCAAGGTGATCTGCTTCGACGAGTTCTTCGTCTCGGACATTACCGACGCGATGATCCTCGGCACCCTGATGGAAGAGCTGTTCAAGAACGGCGTGTCGCTGGTGGCCACCTCCAACATCGTGCCGGACGGCCTGTACAAGGACGGCCTGCAACGCGCGCGCTTCCTGCCGGCCATCGCCATGATCAAGCAGTACACCGACGTGGTGAACGTCGACAGCGGCGTTGACTACCGCCTGCGCCACCTGGAGCAGGCCGAACTGTTCCACTTCCCGCTCAACGACGCCGCCCACCAGAGCATGCGTGCCAGCTTCAAGGCGCTGACCCCGGAGTGCACCCAGGCGGTCGAGAACGACGTGCTGATGATCGAGAACCGCCCGATCAACGCCCTGCGTACCTGCGACGACGTTGCCTGGTTCGACTTCCGTGCCCTGTGCGACGGGCCGCGCAGCCAGAACGACTACATCGAGCTGGGCAAGATCTTCCATGCCGTGCTGCTGAGCAACGTCGAGCAGATGGGCGTGACCACCGACGACATTGCCCGCCGTTTCATCAACATGGTAGACGAGTTCTACGACCGCAACGTCAAGCTGATCATCTCGGCCGAGGTCGAGTTGAAGGACCTGTATACCGGTGGGCGCCTGAGCTTCGAGTTCCAGCGTACGCTGAGCCGCTTGCTGGAGATGCAGTCCCACGAGTTCCTGTCGCGCGCGCACAAGCCTTAA
- a CDS encoding methionine gamma-lyase translates to MDDSRHTGFATRAIHHGYDPLSHGGALVPPVYQTATYAFPTVEFGAACFAGEEPGHFYSRISNPTLALLEQRMASLEGGEAGLALASGMGAITSTLWTLLRPGDELIVGGTLYGCTFAYLHHGIGEFGVKIRHVDLNDIAALKAAITAKTRMIYFETPANPNMQLVDIAAVAEAAHDHDLSIVVDNTYCTPYLQRPLELGADLVVHSATKYLSGHGDITAGLVVGRKALVDRIRLEGLKDMTGAVLSPHDASLLMRGIKTLALRMDRHCANAQQLAEYLARQPQVELIRYPGLASFAQHGLAKRQMRLPGGMIAFELKGGIEAGRRFMNALGLFARAVSLGDAESLAQHPASMTHSSYTPQERAEHGISEGLVRLSVGLEDIEDLIADARQALQVC, encoded by the coding sequence ATGGACGACTCCCGACACACAGGTTTTGCTACCCGCGCCATCCACCACGGCTACGACCCGCTGAGCCACGGCGGTGCGTTGGTGCCGCCGGTGTACCAGACCGCCACCTACGCCTTCCCCACCGTCGAATTCGGCGCTGCGTGCTTTGCCGGCGAAGAGCCCGGGCACTTCTACAGCCGCATTTCCAACCCCACCCTGGCCCTGCTGGAGCAGCGCATGGCGTCGCTGGAGGGCGGCGAGGCGGGGTTGGCGCTGGCCTCGGGCATGGGGGCCATCACTTCCACGCTGTGGACGCTGCTACGCCCAGGCGATGAGCTGATCGTCGGCGGCACCTTGTACGGCTGCACGTTCGCCTACCTGCACCATGGCATCGGCGAGTTCGGGGTGAAGATCCGCCACGTCGACCTTAACGACATCGCGGCACTCAAGGCGGCGATCACCGCGAAAACCCGGATGATCTACTTCGAAACGCCGGCCAACCCCAACATGCAACTGGTGGATATCGCCGCGGTGGCCGAGGCCGCCCATGACCATGACCTGAGCATCGTGGTCGACAACACCTACTGCACCCCTTACCTGCAGCGGCCGCTGGAACTGGGCGCCGACCTGGTGGTGCATTCGGCCACCAAGTACCTGTCGGGCCACGGTGATATCACCGCCGGACTGGTGGTGGGGCGCAAGGCGCTGGTGGATCGCATTCGCCTCGAGGGGCTCAAGGACATGACCGGCGCGGTGCTCTCGCCCCATGATGCGTCGCTGCTGATGCGCGGCATCAAGACCCTGGCCCTGCGCATGGACCGCCACTGCGCCAATGCCCAGCAACTGGCCGAGTACCTGGCGCGTCAGCCGCAGGTGGAGCTGATTCGCTACCCGGGCCTGGCGAGCTTCGCGCAGCATGGCCTGGCGAAGCGGCAGATGCGCTTGCCGGGCGGCATGATTGCCTTTGAGCTCAAGGGCGGCATCGAGGCCGGGCGACGTTTCATGAACGCCCTGGGGTTGTTTGCCCGGGCCGTGAGCCTGGGGGATGCCGAATCGCTGGCCCAGCACCCGGCGAGCATGACCCATTCCAGCTATACGCCGCAGGAGCGCGCCGAGCATGGCATTTCGGAAGGGCTGGTGCGCTTGTCGGTGGGGCTGGAGGATATCGAGGACTTGATTGCGGATGCGCGCCAGGCGTTGCAGGTGTGTTGA
- the cysN gene encoding sulfate adenylyltransferase subunit CysN, translating to MSHQSDLISEDILAYLAQHERKELLRFLTCGNVDDGKSTLIGRLLHDSKMIYEDHLEAITRDSKKSGTTGEEVDLALLVDGLQAEREQGITIDVAYRYFSTAKRKFIIADTPGHEQYTRNMATGASTCDLAIILVDARYGVQTQTRRHSYIASLLGIKHIVVAVNKMDLKGFDEQVFESIKADYLKFAESINLKPSSLHFVPMSALKGDNVVNRSEQSPWYTGPVLMEILESVEIAADRNVTDLRFPVQYVNRPNLNFRGFAGTIAGGVVHKGDEIVVLPSGKSSRVKSIVTFEGELENAGPGQAVTLTMEDEIDISRGDLLVHADNVPQVTDQFDAMLVWMAEEPMLPGKKYDIKRATSYVPGSIASITHKVDVNTLEQGVASALQLNEIGRVKVALDSAIALDGYDSNRTTGAFIVIDRLTNGTVGAGMIIAPPVLPHGSGGQHGKLAHVATEERALRFGQQPATVLFSGLSGAGKSTLAYAVERKLFDMGRAVYVLDGQNLRHDLNKGLPQDRAGRTENWRRAAHVARQFNEAGLLTLAAFVAPDAEGREQAKALIGKERLVTVYVQASPLVCRERDPQGLYAAAGDNIPGESFPFDVPLDADLVIDTQAVSVDEGVKRVLDVLRQRGAI from the coding sequence ATGTCGCACCAATCTGATCTGATCAGCGAGGACATCCTCGCCTACCTGGCCCAGCATGAGCGCAAAGAGCTGCTGCGCTTCCTCACCTGCGGCAACGTGGATGACGGCAAGAGCACCCTGATCGGGCGCCTGCTGCACGACTCCAAGATGATCTACGAGGACCACCTCGAGGCCATCACCCGCGACTCGAAAAAGTCCGGCACCACCGGTGAAGAAGTCGACCTGGCACTGCTGGTGGACGGCCTGCAGGCCGAGCGCGAGCAGGGCATCACCATCGATGTCGCCTACCGCTACTTCTCCACCGCCAAGCGCAAGTTCATCATCGCCGACACCCCGGGCCACGAGCAGTACACCCGCAACATGGCCACCGGTGCGTCCACCTGCGACCTGGCGATCATCCTGGTCGATGCCCGTTACGGCGTGCAGACCCAGACCCGCCGGCACAGCTACATTGCCTCCCTGCTGGGCATCAAGCACATCGTCGTTGCGGTCAACAAGATGGACCTCAAGGGCTTCGACGAGCAGGTGTTCGAGTCGATCAAGGCCGACTACCTGAAGTTTGCCGAGAGCATCAACCTCAAGCCGTCGAGCCTGCACTTCGTGCCGATGTCGGCGCTCAAGGGCGACAACGTGGTCAACCGCAGCGAGCAGTCGCCGTGGTACACCGGCCCCGTGCTGATGGAAATCCTCGAAAGCGTCGAGATTGCCGCCGACCGCAACGTCACCGACCTGCGTTTCCCGGTGCAGTACGTCAACCGCCCGAACCTGAACTTCCGCGGCTTTGCCGGCACCATCGCCGGTGGCGTGGTGCACAAGGGCGACGAGATCGTCGTGCTGCCGTCGGGCAAGAGCAGCCGGGTCAAGTCCATCGTCACCTTCGAAGGTGAGCTGGAAAACGCCGGCCCCGGCCAGGCCGTGACCCTGACCATGGAAGACGAGATCGACATCTCCCGTGGCGACCTGCTGGTGCACGCCGACAACGTACCGCAGGTGACCGACCAGTTCGACGCCATGCTGGTATGGATGGCCGAAGAGCCGATGCTCCCGGGCAAGAAGTACGACATCAAGCGCGCCACGAGCTATGTGCCGGGCTCGATTGCCAGCATCACCCACAAGGTCGATGTGAACACCCTCGAGCAGGGCGTCGCCAGCGCGCTGCAGCTGAACGAGATCGGCCGGGTCAAGGTCGCCCTGGACAGCGCCATCGCCCTGGACGGCTACGACAGCAACCGCACCACCGGTGCGTTCATCGTCATCGACCGCCTGACCAACGGCACCGTCGGCGCCGGCATGATCATCGCCCCGCCGGTACTGCCGCATGGCAGCGGCGGCCAGCATGGCAAGCTGGCCCACGTGGCCACCGAGGAGCGCGCCCTGCGCTTCGGCCAGCAGCCGGCCACCGTGCTGTTCAGCGGCCTGTCCGGCGCTGGCAAGAGCACCCTGGCCTATGCCGTGGAGCGCAAGCTGTTCGACATGGGCCGTGCGGTGTACGTGCTCGACGGCCAGAACCTGCGCCACGACCTGAACAAGGGCCTGCCCCAGGACCGTGCCGGGCGTACCGAGAACTGGCGCCGCGCCGCCCATGTGGCGCGCCAGTTCAACGAAGCCGGCCTGCTGACCCTGGCCGCCTTCGTTGCCCCTGATGCCGAAGGCCGCGAGCAGGCCAAGGCGCTGATCGGCAAGGAGCGCCTGGTGACCGTGTACGTGCAAGCCTCGCCGCTGGTGTGCCGCGAACGCGACCCGCAGGGCCTGTATGCCGCCGCTGGCGACAACATCCCGGGCGAAAGCTTCCCGTTCGACGTGCCGCTGGATGCGGACCTGGTGATCGACACCCAGGCTGTCAGCGTCGATGAAGGCGTGAAGCGGGTGCTGGATGTGCTGCGCCAGCGTGGGGCGATCTGA
- a CDS encoding YhcB family protein, protein MEHSLLVWLLPTLALVIGVVAGFALARLLPNAAPSNTQRQLDDIQQRFDTYQNEVVTHFNSTASLVRKLTQSYQDVQDHLADGANRLALDELTRQRLLAALHSEASQGPRDRLTPPKDTAEVPRDYAPKTPNSPGMLDESYGLKR, encoded by the coding sequence GTGGAACACTCGCTCCTTGTTTGGTTGCTGCCGACCCTGGCCCTGGTCATTGGTGTGGTTGCAGGTTTCGCGCTGGCCCGCCTGCTGCCCAATGCGGCGCCCAGCAATACACAGCGCCAGCTGGATGACATCCAGCAGCGTTTCGATACTTATCAGAATGAAGTGGTCACCCACTTCAACAGCACCGCTTCGCTGGTGCGTAAACTGACCCAGAGCTACCAGGACGTCCAGGACCACCTGGCCGATGGCGCCAACCGCCTGGCCCTGGACGAACTGACCCGCCAGCGCCTGCTGGCCGCGCTGCACTCCGAAGCCAGCCAAGGCCCGCGCGACCGCCTGACGCCGCCGAAGGACACCGCCGAAGTGCCACGCGACTACGCGCCGAAAACCCCGAACTCGCCGGGCATGCTCGACGAGAGCTACGGGCTCAAGCGTTGA
- a CDS encoding Nif3-like dinuclear metal center hexameric protein → MAVALNTLVEEAERYLASAKIQDYCPNGLQVEGRPQVSRIVTGVTASQALLDAAVEADADLVLVHHGYFWKGENPCITGMKQRRLKTLLKHDISLLAYHLPLDVHSEVGNNVQLARQLDITVEGPLDPNNPKVVGLVGSLAEPVSARDFARRVQEAMGREPLVIEGEQMIRRVGWCTGGGQGYIDTAIAAGVDLFLSGEASEQTFHSARENGISFIAAGHHATERYGVQALGDYLARRFALEHLFIDCPNPI, encoded by the coding sequence ATGGCCGTCGCCCTCAATACCCTGGTCGAGGAAGCCGAGCGCTACCTGGCCAGCGCGAAGATCCAGGACTACTGCCCCAACGGCCTGCAGGTCGAGGGCCGGCCGCAGGTCAGCCGCATCGTCACCGGTGTGACCGCAAGCCAGGCGTTGCTGGATGCAGCGGTGGAGGCCGACGCCGACCTGGTGCTGGTGCACCACGGCTATTTCTGGAAAGGCGAAAACCCCTGCATCACCGGCATGAAGCAGCGCCGCCTGAAAACCTTGCTCAAGCACGACATCAGCCTGCTGGCCTACCACCTGCCGCTGGACGTGCACTCCGAAGTGGGCAACAACGTGCAGTTGGCGCGGCAACTGGATATCACCGTCGAAGGCCCGCTGGACCCAAACAACCCCAAGGTGGTCGGGCTGGTCGGCTCGCTGGCGGAACCTGTGTCGGCGCGCGACTTCGCCCGCCGGGTGCAGGAGGCCATGGGCCGCGAGCCGCTGGTCATCGAGGGCGAGCAGATGATCCGCCGGGTGGGCTGGTGCACCGGCGGCGGGCAGGGTTACATCGATACCGCGATTGCCGCCGGGGTCGATTTGTTCCTCAGTGGCGAGGCCTCCGAGCAGACCTTCCACAGCGCCCGCGAGAACGGCATCAGCTTCATCGCCGCCGGGCACCATGCCACCGAGCGTTATGGGGTGCAGGCGCTGGGCGATTACCTGGCGCGGCGCTTTGCCCTGGAGCACCTGTTCATCGATTGCCCCAACCCGATCTGA
- a CDS encoding alpha/beta hydrolase, translating into MLIRETPLFIDGPSGPLEALYLDVADARGVVLICHPNPVQGGTMLNKVVSTLQRTARDAGYVTLRFNYRGVGQSAGSHDMGAGEVADAEAAAAWLRTKHPELPLVLMGFSFGGFVATSLAGRLEAAGATLQHLFMIAPAVMRLTADFPLPQRCPITLVQPDSDEVVEPQLVYDWSEALPRPHELLKVAECGHFFHGKLTDLKDLLLPRLSN; encoded by the coding sequence TTGCTTATCCGCGAAACCCCCTTGTTCATCGATGGCCCGAGCGGCCCGCTGGAAGCCTTGTACCTGGACGTGGCCGATGCCCGTGGCGTGGTGCTGATCTGCCACCCCAACCCGGTACAGGGCGGCACCATGCTCAACAAGGTGGTTTCGACCCTGCAGCGCACGGCCCGTGACGCGGGTTATGTGACCCTGCGCTTCAACTACCGCGGCGTCGGCCAGAGCGCCGGCAGCCACGACATGGGCGCAGGCGAGGTGGCCGATGCCGAGGCTGCGGCAGCCTGGCTGCGTACCAAGCACCCTGAGCTGCCGTTGGTGCTGATGGGCTTCTCGTTCGGCGGCTTTGTCGCCACCAGCCTGGCTGGCCGCCTGGAAGCCGCTGGGGCAACCCTGCAGCACCTGTTCATGATCGCCCCGGCCGTGATGCGCCTGACGGCGGACTTCCCGTTGCCACAGCGTTGCCCGATCACCCTGGTGCAGCCAGACAGCGACGAAGTGGTCGAGCCGCAGCTGGTCTACGACTGGTCCGAGGCCCTGCCGCGCCCCCATGAGCTGCTGAAAGTGGCAGAATGCGGACACTTCTTCCATGGCAAGCTGACCGATCTGAAGGATCTGCTGCTGCCGCGCCTTTCGAACTGA
- a CDS encoding tryptophan--tRNA ligase → MTTRILTGITTTGTPHLGNYAGAIRPAILASQQPGVDSFYFLADYHALIKCDDPLRIQRSRLEIAATWLAGGLDPAKVTFYRQSDIPEIPELTWLLTCVAAKGLLNRAHAYKASVDKNVEAGEDPDAGVSMGLFSYPVLMAADILMFNANKVPVGRDQIQHVEMARDIGQRFNHLFGQGRDFFALPEAVIEESVATLPGLDGRKMSKSYDNTIPLFTSAKEMKDAISRIVTDSRAPGEAKDPDNSHLFTLFQAFSTPAQCAEFRDELLQGLGWGEAKQRLFQLLDGQLAEKREHYHQLISRPSDLEDILLAGAAKARKTATPFLEQLREAVGLRSFRSNVQASTEVKKKAAKSARFVSFRDEDGSFRFRLLAADGEQLLLSRSFADGKSAGAVSKQLQQGGEADVRVEGLGFSLWLAGEQVAEGPQFANSDARDAAVQSLREALQPAQE, encoded by the coding sequence ATGACCACGCGCATTCTCACCGGTATCACCACCACCGGCACCCCGCACCTGGGCAACTACGCCGGTGCCATTCGCCCGGCGATCCTCGCCAGCCAGCAGCCGGGCGTCGACTCGTTCTATTTCCTGGCCGACTACCACGCCCTGATCAAGTGCGACGACCCGCTGCGTATCCAGCGCTCGCGCCTGGAAATCGCGGCCACCTGGTTGGCCGGTGGCCTGGACCCGGCCAAGGTGACCTTCTACCGTCAGTCCGACATCCCCGAGATCCCCGAGCTGACCTGGCTGCTGACCTGCGTCGCCGCCAAGGGCCTGCTCAACCGCGCCCACGCCTACAAGGCCTCGGTGGACAAGAACGTCGAAGCCGGTGAAGACCCGGACGCCGGCGTGAGCATGGGCCTGTTCAGCTACCCGGTGCTGATGGCTGCGGACATCCTGATGTTCAACGCCAACAAGGTGCCGGTGGGCCGTGACCAGATCCAGCACGTGGAAATGGCCCGCGACATTGGCCAGCGCTTCAACCACCTGTTCGGCCAGGGCCGGGACTTCTTCGCCCTGCCGGAGGCGGTGATCGAGGAGAGCGTGGCGACCTTGCCAGGCCTGGACGGTCGCAAGATGTCCAAGAGCTACGACAACACCATCCCGCTGTTCACCAGCGCCAAAGAGATGAAAGACGCGATCTCGCGCATCGTCACCGACTCCCGCGCGCCGGGTGAGGCGAAGGATCCGGACAACTCGCACCTGTTCACCCTGTTCCAGGCGTTCTCTACGCCGGCGCAGTGTGCGGAGTTTCGCGATGAGCTGCTGCAGGGCCTGGGCTGGGGCGAGGCCAAGCAGCGCCTGTTCCAGCTGCTGGACGGCCAATTGGCAGAAAAGCGCGAGCACTACCACCAGCTGATTTCGCGCCCTTCGGACCTCGAAGACATCCTGCTGGCTGGCGCCGCCAAGGCCCGCAAGACCGCCACCCCGTTCCTCGAGCAACTGCGCGAGGCGGTTGGCCTGCGTTCGTTCCGCAGCAACGTGCAGGCCAGTACCGAGGTGAAGAAGAAAGCCGCCAAGAGCGCGCGCTTCGTCAGCTTCCGCGACGAGGACGGCAGCTTCCGCTTCCGCCTGCTGGCCGCCGATGGCGAGCAACTGCTGCTGTCGCGCAGCTTCGCCGATGGCAAGAGCGCAGGTGCGGTGAGCAAGCAACTGCAGCAGGGCGGTGAGGCCGATGTGCGGGTCGAAGGCCTGGGCTTCAGCCTGTGGCTGGCCGGCGAGCAAGTGGCCGAGGGGCCGCAGTTCGCCAATAGCGATGCACGTGACGCTGCGGTGCAGAGCCTGCGCGAAGCCCTGCAGCCCGCTCAGGAGTAA
- a CDS encoding GlxA family transcriptional regulator produces the protein MASLRYSKQLGLGLQPMFEIGLVSPDGLPVDSFSNVQLPVDGGLDDADVIILPAFWDDFDNLLQRYPQVLPWLRAQHARGAVLCAEASGVFWLAESGLLDGKEATTYWRFFASFEERFPKVRLNQDKHLTDADNLYCAGGTTSACDLYIYLIERFCGANVARAVARDILYEVQRSYTPGRMGFGGQKLHQDLIILQIQHWLEEHFADKFRFEDVARNHGMSIRNFMRRFQSATGDKPLHYLQRLRIETAKGLLSSTRKSIKTISYEVGYDDASFFARLFRQHTELSPNQYRQQFMQEA, from the coding sequence CTGGCCAGCCTGCGCTACAGCAAGCAGCTGGGCCTGGGCCTGCAACCGATGTTCGAAATCGGCCTGGTGAGCCCGGACGGCCTGCCCGTGGACAGTTTCAGCAACGTACAGCTACCGGTCGACGGCGGCCTGGACGACGCCGACGTGATCATCCTCCCGGCGTTCTGGGACGACTTTGACAACTTGTTGCAACGCTACCCGCAAGTGCTGCCCTGGCTGCGCGCGCAACACGCCCGCGGCGCGGTGCTGTGCGCCGAGGCCAGCGGGGTGTTCTGGCTGGCCGAGTCCGGCCTGCTGGACGGCAAGGAGGCGACCACCTACTGGCGTTTCTTCGCCAGTTTCGAGGAGCGTTTCCCCAAAGTGCGGCTGAACCAGGACAAGCACCTGACCGACGCCGACAACCTGTACTGCGCCGGCGGCACCACCTCGGCCTGTGACCTGTACATCTACCTGATCGAGCGCTTCTGCGGGGCCAACGTGGCCCGCGCCGTGGCCCGCGACATCCTCTACGAGGTGCAGCGCAGCTACACCCCGGGGCGCATGGGCTTCGGCGGGCAGAAGCTGCACCAGGACCTGATCATCCTGCAGATCCAGCACTGGCTCGAAGAGCACTTCGCCGACAAGTTCCGTTTCGAGGACGTGGCCCGCAACCACGGCATGAGCATTCGCAATTTCATGCGCCGCTTCCAGAGCGCCACTGGCGACAAGCCGCTGCACTACCTGCAGCGCTTGCGTATCGAGACCGCCAAGGGCCTGCTGTCGAGCACGCGCAAGAGCATCAAGACCATCAGCTACGAGGTGGGCTACGACGATGCGAGCTTCTTTGCGCGGTTGTTCCGCCAGCACACGGAGCTGTCGCCGAACCAGTATCGGCAGCAGTTCATGCAGGAGGCTTGA